Proteins found in one Borreliella valaisiana VS116 genomic segment:
- a CDS encoding polyprenyl synthetase family protein — protein MQNKLFLKNIEKNINNVFSTTNFLNLFKDKDLKFTLKIKKETLDYIKAPAIEIINRGGKRIRPMIMILLAYALGLKEKNDKLIYKLSLLLELPHSGSLIIDDIEDNSLKRRGTSAIHLIYGIDNSINAGNLIYFLPAKLIERSNLKENQKLLIYENFFTTLSNLHLGQGIDIKFHNESYIPSIKEYISLVELKTASLFGMASFLAAILTNNEDKAKKIYSTFLKLGVYFQIIDDIKNIKNKINGKEFGDDLFEGKKSLPIIYFLQEKKFEPKIISKFNQIKYSKTTTARKEIFKLIEMINSSKSIRNSTIIALKYLNEFKNELNLYPLANKYKNLLINIVEQIKEGI, from the coding sequence ATGCAAAATAAACTATTTTTAAAAAATATTGAAAAAAATATTAATAATGTCTTTTCAACAACTAATTTTCTAAATTTATTCAAAGATAAAGATTTAAAATTTACTCTTAAAATAAAAAAGGAAACCCTTGATTATATTAAAGCACCAGCAATTGAAATCATCAATAGAGGCGGAAAACGAATAAGACCAATGATAATGATTCTTTTGGCTTACGCATTGGGTTTAAAAGAAAAAAACGACAAACTAATATATAAATTAAGCCTGCTGCTTGAACTTCCCCATTCTGGAAGTTTGATTATTGATGATATTGAAGACAATTCGCTAAAAAGACGAGGCACATCAGCAATACATTTAATCTATGGAATAGATAACAGCATAAATGCCGGTAATTTAATTTATTTTTTACCTGCAAAATTAATAGAAAGATCAAATTTAAAAGAAAATCAAAAATTACTAATTTATGAAAATTTTTTTACAACTCTTTCAAATCTACACCTAGGACAAGGAATTGACATTAAATTTCACAATGAATCGTACATTCCAAGTATTAAGGAATACATTTCTTTAGTAGAATTAAAAACAGCTTCACTTTTCGGAATGGCTAGCTTTTTAGCTGCAATACTCACAAATAATGAAGACAAAGCTAAAAAAATTTACAGCACATTCTTAAAACTTGGCGTTTATTTCCAAATAATAGACGATATTAAAAACATCAAAAATAAAATTAATGGTAAAGAATTTGGAGACGATTTATTTGAAGGAAAAAAAAGCTTGCCAATAATTTATTTTTTACAAGAAAAAAAATTTGAACCAAAAATTATTTCAAAATTTAATCAAATAAAATATTCTAAAACCACTACAGCAAGAAAAGAAATATTTAAACTAATAGAGATGATAAATTCATCAAAATCAATAAGAAACTCAACTATTATTGCCTTGAAATACTTAAACGAGTTTAAAAATGAACTCAATTTATATCCATTAGCAAATAAATATAAAAATCTGTTAATAAATATTGTCGAACAAATAAAAGAAGGAATTTAA
- a CDS encoding tetratricopeptide repeat protein, whose translation MRKTMILALFYGLIPNIYPTITQSTLKLNEQTNKYTIEKLYQKSMLLKKSKKYNKAIANLKKIINMDQNQVDAHLLLSELEYLNKNWKKAIIKSQDYLKIIDFKDKKNFLDISWAYFLIGEVKNSMDYIIKFFQSSKELFKENIFIAIDALFKKSIYHFINNENAAFNTILTLTFQLAINDDTLFIIFLNNLEIIKQIPFYYFNREKLKELYLQISILKTIQNTKCRT comes from the coding sequence ATGAGAAAAACAATGATACTCGCACTTTTTTATGGCTTGATCCCAAATATTTACCCTACAATAACACAATCAACATTAAAGCTAAATGAGCAAACAAACAAATACACAATAGAAAAACTTTACCAAAAATCAATGCTGCTAAAAAAATCAAAAAAATATAACAAAGCTATAGCAAATCTAAAAAAAATAATTAACATGGATCAAAATCAAGTTGATGCTCATCTTTTGCTCTCAGAATTAGAATATTTAAATAAAAACTGGAAGAAAGCAATTATTAAATCTCAAGATTACTTAAAAATAATAGACTTTAAAGATAAAAAAAACTTTTTAGATATCTCTTGGGCATACTTTTTAATAGGAGAAGTCAAAAATTCAATGGACTACATAATTAAATTTTTCCAAAGCAGTAAAGAATTGTTTAAAGAAAATATATTTATAGCAATTGATGCTCTTTTTAAAAAAAGTATTTATCATTTTATAAACAATGAAAATGCAGCATTTAATACAATACTAACTTTAACGTTCCAATTAGCGATCAATGACGATACTTTATTTATCATTTTTTTAAATAATTTAGAAATAATAAAACAAATACCCTTTTATTATTTCAATAGGGAGAAATTAAAAGAATTATATCTGCAAATTAGCATCCTAAAAACAATTCAAAACACAAAGTGTAGAACTTAA
- a CDS encoding ABC transporter permease: MFGVFEQALVFSYLALGVLYTERIGLLNVSIEGISYLSVFLTSFFIYFGYGIFLATIFALFISLLFGFFLSFIVKKNYDIFIAGIGVNIFCYFLVDYLMKSNFNFIPGFTLNLSGNFEIIVFIVIFFIFLFVTVYVISYSRIRAVFEFISSGNYEDILGEKISNRFKSFAIFVSIFTASLAGSFIAVNLKAYSYNLGLNNGWLAICILYIAFSNPLLIFPISFLIVFFEYQFFRTQEYINSYFSLSFPFYVAIIINILVSLIKKKDKS, translated from the coding sequence ATGTTTGGTGTTTTTGAGCAGGCTCTTGTATTTTCGTATTTAGCACTTGGAGTTCTTTATACAGAAAGAATAGGACTTTTAAATGTGTCTATTGAGGGTATTTCGTATCTTTCAGTATTTTTGACATCTTTTTTTATTTATTTTGGATATGGAATTTTTCTAGCGACTATTTTTGCTCTTTTTATCAGCCTTTTGTTTGGATTTTTTTTATCTTTTATAGTAAAGAAGAATTATGATATTTTCATAGCAGGAATAGGTGTTAATATTTTTTGTTATTTTCTTGTTGATTATTTGATGAAGAGTAATTTTAATTTTATTCCTGGTTTTACTTTAAATTTATCTGGAAATTTTGAAATTATTGTTTTTATTGTTATTTTTTTCATTTTTTTATTTGTTACTGTTTATGTTATAAGTTATTCAAGAATTAGAGCAGTTTTTGAATTTATTTCTTCAGGGAATTATGAAGATATTTTGGGTGAGAAAATAAGTAATCGTTTCAAATCTTTTGCAATTTTTGTATCAATTTTCACAGCAAGTCTTGCCGGTTCATTTATTGCGGTAAATCTTAAAGCTTACTCTTATAATTTGGGATTAAACAATGGCTGGCTTGCTATTTGCATTCTGTATATTGCATTTTCAAATCCTTTATTAATTTTTCCAATTTCTTTTTTGATAGTTTTTTTTGAATATCAATTTTTTCGTACTCAAGAGTATATAAATTCTTATTTTTCTCTTTCTTTTCCATTTTATGTAGCAATAATAATAAATATATTAGTTTCGTTGATTAAGAAAAAAGATAAATCTTAG
- a CDS encoding ABC transporter permease translates to MTLFRNSFMALIFSFLILSISYFFGDFFQFSYIKMISWRFILFLIMSTGISTCAKSNSLNLGNEGQVYFGAFLVYIFSSFFGLTYFNFIYLIFLSSFFVGLLGLIPFFITFFFGLNRALTGLLISYGNQRLVDGFILNMLKTGSFSNHTKRVNSLFALDSSLIYLFLFGVSIWLFYVFMHKKTIYGLQLEILSNKKKRDIFFNINEFKYKFFAVFGSAFLNGLAGSMFVVFFKPYLVLGLTSGLGWSSLIVAVISGFNYIYVLFFSLLFSILIEFNNFLNINYDFKYEFIGLCQSIAIFLSLFLIKARKK, encoded by the coding sequence ATGACCTTGTTTAGAAATAGCTTTATGGCATTAATTTTTTCTTTTTTGATATTAAGTATTAGCTATTTTTTTGGTGATTTTTTTCAATTTTCTTATATTAAGATGATATCTTGGCGCTTTATTTTATTTTTAATCATGTCTACTGGTATTTCCACTTGTGCCAAGAGTAATTCATTAAATCTTGGGAATGAAGGCCAGGTTTATTTTGGAGCATTTTTAGTTTATATATTTTCAAGTTTTTTTGGATTAACCTATTTTAATTTTATATATTTAATATTTTTGAGTTCTTTTTTTGTAGGACTTTTAGGACTTATTCCCTTTTTTATTACTTTTTTCTTTGGATTAAATAGAGCCTTAACAGGTCTTTTAATTTCTTATGGAAATCAAAGGTTGGTAGATGGATTTATTTTGAATATGTTAAAAACAGGTAGTTTTTCTAATCATACAAAAAGAGTTAATAGTTTATTTGCTTTAGATTCATCACTTATTTACTTGTTTTTGTTTGGTGTGTCAATTTGGCTTTTTTATGTTTTTATGCATAAGAAAACTATTTATGGACTTCAGCTTGAAATATTAAGCAATAAGAAAAAGAGAGATATTTTTTTTAATATAAATGAATTTAAATATAAGTTTTTTGCTGTGTTTGGTAGTGCCTTTTTAAATGGTCTTGCTGGATCTATGTTTGTAGTGTTCTTTAAACCTTATTTGGTTTTAGGACTAACCTCAGGACTTGGTTGGAGCAGTTTAATTGTTGCTGTAATTTCAGGATTTAATTATATTTATGTATTATTTTTCAGTCTATTGTTTTCGATATTAATCGAATTTAATAATTTTCTTAATATAAATTATGACTTTAAGTATGAATTTATTGGGCTGTGTCAATCAATTGCAATTTTTCTCTCTTTATTTTTGATTAAAGCTAGGAAAAAGTAG
- a CDS encoding ATP-binding cassette domain-containing protein, whose translation MVEFKNIVKYFPDIDKPILDSINLRIGEVKILTVVGKNGEGKSTLAKIIAGLVEFDSGEILVNGIRQKNWNVDKAKNNGIYLVSQVPNLKMNLRVWEYLSIYWFGYAFFMPMNKSKTYKYYRWLMQFYKISFDLDKKIKDLNIKEIYFLLIIASLKENAKIIIFDESAAYFSQKEAQAFIKLLVLLKKSGIASLFITHSEITDAVKFSDEFIVLKDGKCFRTINKESILSKLESSSDKLFFANINFNKFEKDSIKFNLFFEDFWKYDVSFSLNKRGVLGIIGEEATIKTWEKLFLGELIFVGCIKIDGIRYERVNIFECKAGFLPLGIGNLFPDNSSILDNFLAKFMNFENKIFIRQSYINKIKDFFKKKMEFCSEEKIYRILYSKSLAFSGGTLKKFALYREMYIAKSFLICFSPLSNLDHKAYNEMSIAIRNYSKEKPVLLITSNLDELFLLSDNILAMKMGEVLLNVSREKIGKEKLKELLFL comes from the coding sequence ATGGTAGAGTTTAAAAATATAGTTAAGTATTTTCCAGATATTGATAAGCCTATTTTGGACAGTATTAATTTAAGAATTGGAGAAGTTAAAATTTTAACAGTAGTTGGTAAAAATGGGGAGGGGAAAAGTACTCTAGCTAAGATTATTGCTGGACTTGTTGAATTTGATAGTGGTGAAATATTGGTCAATGGCATTAGGCAGAAAAATTGGAATGTAGATAAAGCTAAAAATAATGGTATTTATCTCGTTTCTCAAGTTCCTAATTTGAAAATGAATTTAAGAGTATGGGAATATTTGAGTATATATTGGTTTGGTTATGCATTTTTCATGCCGATGAATAAGTCTAAGACCTATAAGTATTATAGGTGGCTTATGCAATTTTATAAAATTTCTTTTGATCTAGACAAGAAAATTAAAGATTTAAATATTAAAGAAATTTACTTTTTGCTTATTATTGCTTCTCTTAAAGAGAATGCAAAAATAATTATTTTTGACGAGAGTGCTGCTTATTTTTCTCAAAAAGAAGCTCAAGCTTTTATAAAATTGCTTGTATTGCTTAAGAAATCAGGAATTGCTTCTCTTTTTATTACTCACAGTGAGATAACAGATGCTGTAAAATTTAGTGATGAGTTTATTGTTTTAAAAGATGGAAAATGTTTTAGAACAATAAACAAAGAATCAATTTTGAGCAAACTTGAATCCTCTAGTGATAAATTATTTTTTGCAAATATTAATTTTAATAAATTTGAAAAAGATTCTATTAAATTTAATCTGTTTTTTGAAGATTTTTGGAAGTACGATGTTAGTTTTTCTTTAAATAAAAGGGGTGTTTTAGGAATAATTGGCGAAGAAGCGACAATTAAAACGTGGGAAAAATTATTCTTAGGGGAGCTTATTTTTGTTGGATGCATAAAAATTGATGGCATTAGATATGAACGAGTAAATATTTTTGAGTGTAAAGCAGGATTTTTACCCTTAGGTATTGGCAATTTATTTCCTGATAATAGTAGTATATTGGATAATTTTTTAGCTAAATTTATGAATTTTGAAAATAAAATTTTTATTAGGCAATCTTATATTAATAAGATTAAAGATTTTTTTAAAAAAAAAATGGAATTTTGTAGCGAAGAGAAAATATATAGAATTCTTTATTCTAAATCTTTGGCATTTTCTGGAGGAACTTTGAAGAAGTTTGCTCTTTACAGAGAGATGTATATTGCAAAAAGTTTTTTAATTTGTTTTTCTCCTTTAAGTAATTTAGATCACAAAGCTTATAATGAAATGTCTATTGCTATTCGTAATTATTCAAAAGAAAAGCCAGTTCTTTTGATTACTTCCAATTTAGATGAATTGTTTTTGCTCTCAGATAACATTTTGGCAATGAAAATGGGAGAAGTTTTATTAAACGTATCTAGAGAAAAGATTGGTAAAGAAAAATTAAAGGAATTACTATTTTTATGA
- a CDS encoding BMP family ABC transporter substrate-binding protein produces MSKNVFFKGFWILFTIFHLYLFVYLIFFKKRKVNISNKTNIALFIPGIISGSPSYKEMYDSLFEFKKKHENLEIKVLEAGFNQSEWIDMLEKLLTSKKYDFLITTNNAMQDIVDSVSSDYPYTKFLIFDSLVKNTNNQVYSVSYNVAEEAYVLGYYVGLFLKEFNSGFGNAALIAGQDYPIMRDYIYYYFKKGILDVGTNSEVYYRVLGNWHDSNLAKLLSDSLIKDSGALVILPIVGPAVKGVLSSIRENNIFAILFDSEDYLDNKENIIGSGITNQKYYVSYVLDKALKSEINYGNSDIFGIKHKGVLFNISNVFYLERTSQKLKRDLLKKIEEVSENGIEINLEQN; encoded by the coding sequence ATGAGTAAGAATGTGTTTTTTAAAGGGTTTTGGATTTTATTCACGATATTCCATTTATATTTATTTGTTTATTTAATTTTTTTTAAAAAGCGAAAGGTTAATATTTCTAATAAAACAAATATTGCTTTATTTATTCCAGGAATTATTTCAGGATCTCCATCTTATAAAGAAATGTATGATTCTTTGTTTGAATTTAAAAAAAAGCATGAAAATCTTGAAATTAAAGTTTTAGAAGCCGGATTTAATCAAAGCGAGTGGATAGACATGCTTGAAAAATTATTAACCTCAAAAAAATATGATTTTTTAATAACTACAAATAATGCTATGCAAGATATTGTTGACAGTGTTTCAAGTGATTACCCTTATACTAAGTTTCTCATTTTTGATTCTTTGGTCAAAAATACTAACAACCAAGTCTATTCAGTTTCTTATAATGTTGCAGAAGAAGCATATGTTTTAGGATATTATGTAGGTCTATTTTTAAAGGAATTTAATTCTGGCTTTGGGAATGCTGCTCTTATTGCAGGTCAAGATTATCCTATTATGAGAGATTATATTTATTATTATTTTAAAAAAGGTATTCTTGATGTGGGCACGAATTCCGAAGTTTATTATCGAGTTTTGGGCAATTGGCATGATAGCAATTTAGCTAAATTGCTATCAGATTCTTTGATTAAGGATTCGGGTGCTTTGGTAATACTTCCTATTGTAGGACCTGCTGTTAAAGGAGTGCTTTCCTCTATTAGAGAGAATAATATTTTTGCAATTCTTTTTGATAGCGAAGATTATTTAGATAATAAAGAAAATATTATTGGTTCGGGAATTACAAATCAAAAATATTATGTTTCATATGTTTTGGATAAGGCGCTTAAGTCAGAGATTAACTATGGTAATTCTGATATTTTTGGTATAAAACACAAAGGAGTTTTATTTAATATTTCTAATGTTTTTTATTTAGAGCGAACCAGTCAAAAGTTGAAAAGAGATCTTTTAAAAAAAATAGAAGAGGTTAGTGAAAATGGCATAGAAATTAATTTGGAACAAAATTAA
- a CDS encoding LysM peptidoglycan-binding domain-containing protein — protein sequence MNIKNKLILMLRIVVVISFIACKTTPEVRESKNAKIAQSDNKNFQLRDIKDIKNELIRERGHLFYSKEFNEAEKLEEAMKQNFSQRKVKEGNEIALKVLERYKTIIKETKEKKEKTNYLKENIEKYLNDAEANEAYVWIPLEIDEVNNLYFEATRKYKNYDLDNALDMYSKAFNRAQQAAKNAKEAKALKETDERMYKQLKALEAASNLPIYSNNKLIKPSPWNGRAFIKERNSHLNLLNINRGIYLLGETETQTPIVLAYEERVEVAKNSKSQKQFKTLELIERSRKLWEKGVEAKHVKNFRLANELFLESARYLEAYQSNASSELYVIKIGNTLWGISKKLYNDPYLWPKIWFANRQKIQNPDLIHSNWKIIIPAK from the coding sequence ATGAATATAAAGAATAAATTAATATTGATGCTACGCATTGTAGTTGTAATCTCTTTTATTGCATGCAAAACGACTCCAGAAGTAAGAGAGAGTAAAAATGCTAAAATTGCACAATCAGATAATAAAAATTTTCAATTAAGAGATATAAAAGACATTAAAAATGAACTAATAAGAGAGAGGGGACATCTTTTTTATTCTAAAGAGTTTAATGAGGCTGAAAAATTAGAAGAAGCAATGAAACAAAATTTTTCTCAAAGAAAAGTAAAAGAAGGAAATGAAATTGCTCTAAAGGTACTTGAAAGGTATAAAACAATAATAAAAGAAACAAAAGAAAAAAAAGAAAAAACAAATTACCTTAAAGAAAATATTGAAAAGTATTTAAATGATGCAGAAGCAAATGAAGCATATGTATGGATTCCGCTGGAAATCGATGAAGTAAATAACCTATATTTTGAAGCAACAAGAAAATATAAAAATTACGATCTTGACAATGCCCTTGACATGTATAGCAAAGCATTCAACAGAGCACAACAAGCCGCAAAAAATGCTAAAGAAGCTAAAGCTTTAAAAGAAACTGATGAGAGAATGTACAAACAATTAAAAGCGCTTGAAGCAGCTTCTAACTTACCAATTTATAGCAACAATAAGCTTATCAAGCCATCACCATGGAATGGTAGAGCATTTATTAAAGAGAGAAACAGTCATCTAAACCTTTTAAATATCAATAGGGGTATTTATCTTCTTGGAGAAACAGAAACTCAAACTCCAATAGTACTAGCATATGAAGAAAGGGTAGAAGTAGCAAAAAACTCTAAATCTCAAAAACAATTCAAAACACTAGAACTCATTGAGCGATCTAGAAAATTGTGGGAAAAAGGAGTTGAAGCTAAACATGTCAAAAACTTTAGACTTGCCAATGAATTATTTTTAGAATCTGCAAGATACCTAGAAGCTTATCAAAGCAATGCAAGTAGTGAACTTTATGTAATAAAAATAGGCAATACTTTGTGGGGCATTTCTAAAAAATTATACAATGATCCTTATCTATGGCCAAAAATTTGGTTTGCTAACAGACAAAAAATACAAAATCCAGATCTGATTCATTCTAACTGGAAAATAATAATTCCTGCCAAATAA
- the bamD gene encoding outer membrane protein assembly factor BamD, producing the protein MKKLTLLNLIFISCYTINLEKLTKETPYGVYLREAQKAININDYNSALKAYEKMIQNFAHNPNIVATGKYEIAFIYYTINKTEKAKKIFEELIENKMEMPKWIKPLAKKILNKIENNNLKK; encoded by the coding sequence ATGAAGAAACTAACATTATTAAACTTAATATTTATTTCATGCTATACAATTAACCTAGAAAAGTTAACAAAAGAAACTCCTTATGGGGTTTATCTTAGAGAAGCTCAAAAGGCTATCAATATTAATGATTACAACTCTGCGCTAAAAGCATACGAAAAAATGATTCAAAATTTTGCTCACAACCCAAATATAGTTGCTACTGGTAAATATGAAATTGCATTCATATATTACACAATAAATAAAACAGAAAAAGCAAAAAAAATATTTGAAGAGCTAATAGAAAATAAAATGGAAATGCCCAAATGGATTAAGCCTTTGGCTAAAAAAATATTAAATAAAATAGAAAATAATAATTTAAAAAAATAA